A single genomic interval of Helianthus annuus cultivar XRQ/B chromosome 13, HanXRQr2.0-SUNRISE, whole genome shotgun sequence harbors:
- the LOC110898672 gene encoding lipoxygenase 2, chloroplastic: protein MKGVITVLPTITDALAQVTVGIIGNVADSVTDLLGKSFLVELVSNDLDSWGKEKKTVKSYASCDGLDDESKSYKYEFEIEVPEEFGDIGAILVENIRHKEAYIKDIVLDGGKVIFPCESWIHSKHDNPDKRIFFTDKSYLPSDTPVGLKSLREKDLESLRGNGEGERKPFERIYDYDVYNDIGDPESSSDLARPVLGGKTHPYPRRCRTGREMTSTEPQSESRTLLPFYVPRDEDFSEIKAVTFGATALYSVLHGVIPTLESNLTDPNKGFSSFKDIGSLYNEGVDMLPSDHNGLLSAIPRLVKSIASSKKSVLQFETPRMNDRDSFSWFRDEEFCRQTLAGLNPYSIQLVTEWPLMSKLDPKVYGPAESAITKEIVEQEIKGFMTLEEALEQKKLFLLDYHDLLLPYVNKVRELEGTTLYGSRTLMFLTSTGTLRPLVIELTRPPSNGKPQWKHVYTPCWDATGAWLWKLAKAHVLAHDSGHHQLISHWLRTHCVTEPYIIATNRHLSKMHPIQRLLCPHFRYTMEINGLARLALINAGGTIETSFSLLKYSMQFSSDVYAQQWRFDHEALPADLISRGMAVEDEGAPHGIKLTIEDYPFANDGLLLWDAITRWATTYINHYYPQPNLVESDTELQEWWTEIRTVGHADKKDEPWWPQLKTQQDLIKIVSTIMWVSSGHHSAVNFGQYDFAGYFPNRPTIARTKMPNEDPTVEEWEAFINKPEDVLLDSFPTQIQATKVMSVLDILSNHSPDEEYIGSTMEPAWAADPAIKAAFEEFSGGLKELESIIDLRNNDPNFRNRSGAGLLPYELFKPFSEPGVTGKGVPYSISI from the exons ATGAAAGGTGTCATAACCGTTCTACCAACCATTACCGACGCTCTTGCCCAAGTAACTGTGGGTATTATAGGAAATGTGGCCGATAGTGTTACTGATCTTTTAGGGAAGTCGTTTTTGGTGGAACTTGTTTCTAATGATCTTGATT CATGGGGAAAAGAGAAGAAGACTGTTAAGTCATACGCAAGTTGTGACGGGTTAGATGATGAGAGTAAATCATATAAATACGAATTCGAGATTGAGGTTCCTGAAGAATTTGGGGATATAGGCGCGATATTGGTAGAAAATATACGCCATAAAGAGGCGTACATCAAGGATATTGTTCTTGATGGTGgcaaagtgatctttccttgtgaATCTTGGATTCACTCTAAGCATGATAATCCTGATAAACGAATCTTCTTTACCGATAAG TCATATCTACCGTCAGACACGCCTGTGGGGCTGAAATCATTAAGGGAGAAAGATCTCGAGTCTCTTCGAGGCAATGGTGAAGGAGAGCGCAAGCCTTTTGAAAGAATTTATGATTACGATGTGTATAATGATATTGGTGATCCTGAATCAAGCTCAGATTTGGCTCGCCCCGTGCTTGGTGGGAAGACACATCCTTACCCTAGGCGTTGCCGAACTGGTCGTGAAATGACCTCCACAG AACCCCAGTCGGAGTCGAGGACGTTACTCCCGTTTTACGTGCCTAGAGATGAAGATTTTTCGGAGATAAAAGCAGTAACATTTGGGGCAACGGCATTGTATTCAGTATTACATGGAGTTATACCAACGTTAGAGTCGAATTTGACGGACCCTAACAAGGGATTTTCATCATTCAAGGATATTGGATCGCTTTATAATGAAGGTGTTGATATGCTTCCATCTGATCATAATGGACTTCTAAGTGCTATACCAAGACTTGTTAAATCAATTGCCAGTAGTAAGAAAAGTGTGCTACAATTCGAAACTCCTCGGATGAATGACA GGGATTCATTTTCTTGGTTTCGGGACGAGGAATTTTGTCGACAAACACTCGCTGGTCTCAATCCGTATAGCATACAGTTGGTCACG GAATGGCCATTGATGAGCAAACTAGACCCTAAAGTTTATGGACCTGCAGAGTCAGCAATCACCAAAGAGATTGTAGAGCAAGAGATAAAAGGTTTCATGACTCTTGAGGAG GCATTGGAACAAAAGAAATTGTTCTTGCTGGATTACCATGATCTCCTTCTACCTTATGTGAATAAAGTTAGAGAGCTTGAAGGGACAACTCTTTATGGTTCAAGAACCTTAATGTTTCTCACATCAACTGGAACACTGAGGCCACTAGTCATTGAGTTAACTCGCCCACCAAGTAATGGGAAACCACAATGGAAGCATGTGTACACGCCCTGCTGGGATGCTACGGGTGCGTGGCTGTGGAAGCTAGCCAAGGCTCATGTCCTTGCTCATGATTCTGGTCATCACCAGCTTATTAGCCATTG GTTAAGAACTCATTGTGTTACTGAACCTTACATAATTGCTACCAACCGTCACCTTAGCAAAATGCACCCCATACAAAGACTATTATGTCCTCATTTTCGATATACAATGGAAATCAATGGACTCGCTCGACTAGCCCTGATTAACGCTGGTGGTACTATCGAGACATCTTTCTCTTTGTTGAAATATTCTATGCAATTTTCATCTGATGTATATGCTCAACAATGGCGTTTTGATCACGAGGCACTTCCAGCTGATCTAATTAGCAG GGGAATGGCTGTGGAAGATGAAGGTGCACCACATGGTATAAAACTAACAATTGAGGACTATCCGTTCGCCAACGATGGTCTACTTCTTTGGGATGCCATTACGCGATGGGCTACTACATACATCAACCACTACTACCCACAACCAAACCTTGTAGAATCCGATACAGAACTTCAAGAATGGTGGACCGAAATCCGAACAGTTGGACATGCAGACAAAAAAGACGAACCATGGTGGCCACAACTAAAAACACAACAAGATCTGATCAAAATAGTATCAACAATCATGTGGGTGTCTTCTGGTCACCATTCAGCCGTCAACTTTGGTCAATATGATTTTGCCGGTTATTTTCCCAACAGACCAACCATTGCAAGAACTAAAATGCCTAATGAAGATCCAACAGTTGAAGAGTGGGAAGCATTCATAAATAAGCCTGAGGATGTGTTATTGGATTCTTTCCCTACTCAAATTCAAGCTACCAAAGTAATGTCAGTTTTGGATATTTTATCAAACCATTCACCAGATGAGGAGTACATTGGTTCAACCATGGAGCCTGCATGGGCTGCTGATCCAGCTATAAAGGCTGCATTTGAAGAGTTCAGTGGTGGGTTGAAGGAGCTTGAAAGTATCATAGACTTAAGGAACAATGATCCTAATTTTAGGAATAGAAGTGGGGCAGGCTTACTGCCATATGAACTTTTCAAACCGTTTTCTGAACCTGGGGTGACCGGAAAGGGTGTTCCATATAGCATATCTATCTAA